The segment ATATGGTGCTCCTACTAATGGTTATGGTTCTCCATCCAGTTCTAAGTCTGGTTCTGGAAAATATAACAAACCAGCTCCTCCATCCCGTCGTCCCTCTCCCAAGAGAAAATCATCAAATACAGCTTCATCTGGGTATGGAAGTCCTTCATCTCCTGCCCCTGGTGGGTATGGATCCCCCGTTGCTCCACAGTCTTcctatcaattttaaaatacatgagaatgttatatatttaataacttattcatataattttagatttcaaataaagttattttatacatgaTCCGTTGGATGTcactttttattgataaaagcTATTCTTATATAACCACATATATGAACAATATCCGTATATTGACTCCTTGTCCAAATAAGAATAAGTTATCACTTGATTCTGAAAAGTAATGACAAACACATAATAGTCTATAATAGAttcaatgaaagaaaatattatttttgcacaCCGCCTTTGAGgttataaatttgacaattttatgaaaaatatagaattctTACCTCAAAAATAGTTGATACAaacgaaaatattatttctataaatcatACCACTACTCCATATTTCATGACTTTACCCCTGTCTGAATTttgacattaatatttatatgtgtctctaatttaattagataaattttaggaaaagttggggaatttaaaaagtttctcGGTACTGCAGCTGTTCGCTATATCGTTTACGGTAAAAGTTCTATATGATAACTTGCATGAAACTATATGAAATCAGCTTGGAAGTGTGCAATAGATCTTATTAAATCTCATCGTTCAGTATTAACAAGATACTTGATGATTTTCTTTAGGAGGTTAttggcaatttaaaaaagttccgAAATTTTATTGAGATAGtcgtttgcttttttttatccttactctatttatttttgcttaagTTTATTGttgctattttaatttatattaacttgttatttggtttttttttttgtcatcgtTTTAAAAGCATGTATTTGAGTGCATTCTGGCATTTCGTTGTccttttctgaataaaaaaaaaaggataacaaAAAGTCAAAGtgtaaaaaactttgaaaaaaattctgtaaaaaaGGAAGGTCATAgtgtatttctattttatagtagaaaatatcaaaaaaagtttttgaatatcTTATTACTTATGTTCCCAAATAATGAAATCaattttctactaaataaaAGCTATCATTGATGTATACGAAACCGAATTAAACATTTGCCTGTTCTCGTAAATGACGAAGAGtatccctgaggatttgttatggagttattattgtaattccTAGTTGGATTAAAGGgtataattgaagatcaacataggaaaaattcttaaatatgtccttatttttttttttttttcaaattcccCTCGTCACGGcagcttgtagctgatctaattaaacgtcatgacagctatgctgctctcctccaaaacattttcaacTTAGCATTAGCGATTAGCATATCGGTTCCATTCAGTAGGAGTGTTCAACTTTGTGAAAATCACAGACCATAATTAATACAAAGATGAAGCTCACAGACCATAATTGATAACAAGATGAGCTCACAgatcaactattttttcaatatagtttTAGCTTGAGTGGAGCCTGGTGCATTTATTAATGGGccctttacatttttttatttttttcaaaaggatttCACTTTGATAGAATATAAACCACCTTTTTTTCCAATTGACCTATTTTAGAACAggtcaactttttttatctttgtgcatatttcattgaatgacACATTTTTAAgggagaaaaattatttactttatttaaaggacttttatttttaataaatgtatttttttaaatttattcatggcCTTTTTGATTTACCCTTTCgctgtatatatttgaaattccacACAGTGCAGGGTTTCAATAAAAAGCCCAGCCCGCCTTAATACCGGCCTTGTATTGGACACAATAACATATCAGACCCAAATGTTcgttttaattgatatttgttCTGAGAATTAGTTAGATATAAAAAACTACTCctacatatatatctacaaattaatattaggaTTGTGTTAATAGCTGTTTTTCATCTTTACAACCAATCCAAAATTAAGCAAGAGCCTTATACTCTTCCTCACTGTGaagtaattattgttatttatttatttaactttctacatctttaaaatattaataaacttaaGAGAAACATTACAACCCGGGATTATGATAgctaattacattattaatatataggaTAAATTTCATGTATAAAAATACGCTATAGACagtaaaatcaaaacaatacattcaaaatacttattgaaatcaaatatttagaaataaaaagctGCTAAAAAGAGTAAGTTAACTATTTGGTGTTCCATTTTTatctaaacaatattattcaactgTTTCGGAACCATAGGGGTGAAGGGGCCATTTACCCCCCaacttttgcatatttttataaatataagaattttaaataaaatcgtcttttataaaaaattttgtatatcaCAATTTTGGCAAAAGAAAATCTCGATTGGtctgtttttcaaaaagttttttgtctcttcgaaagaaagattatttatcatatttgacatttacaaaaaaaaaacagtttgtagaaattgtcaaaaaaaagtaagcAGCCCTGCtccacctaaaaaaaaatctagcaaGCTCCCTTGATGATGTGACAATGATATAATTCCTTCCTCCCCTCCCCCCTCGATTGTAAATACATTCCTGTATCTGCTTACACGCTCTTTGCTAGaactcatctaaagtcacattcattattttttattccatatgttTACCAAACTTTTCCTTTCTTCtcaatatgatttgatgagccagggagtacttcaGTCTCTAGCATGCTCAATAGGTCTGATTTACCTACACACACTCCTTTCTAAAccttattatatttcatattcagtACTttatacattctgtcaaaaaagtaccgggaaGTGTTAATTTGAATTGCCTGCCCTAAAgtgatttaaaaacatttttttctaatggtAGCACTTTCTGTCTTTCATAAAGATGCCAAGTTCGAGCGCGATAAGTAGACCAGTTTGCTTGCTACAGCTCGATAAGTTAGTCTAGCTCAAAAGTGCTCCaggatttttacaatgaacaaaattattgaacaacaAATCGTACCAGCTTAAGGAACTTATCACATTGACTTAACATCTCTCACAAGTCAGTTTGTACCATTCTGAATGAAAATTTGAGCAATGAGAAGCGTCGTTGCACGGCttgttccaaaatattttacttttctgCAAAAACTGTAGCGTGAGCAAGTCTCTTTGGGCAAGTTGGATATTGCAAATTCCGACCCAACGTTCATGGAACGCATCATGTCTGGTTATGAGACGTAGGTCTACGAGTATGACATACAAAAAAGCCAGTAATTATCAGAATGGAGGGAGAAaacattcattatataaatcGTGGAGCACTATTATTCtggagttattattattattttattctttaggagagaacattgaagtattgagtaactaagtATGAGTGTGACGAGAGTAACGCTAagaatttgttggggagttatcatttatattattagagcaaaGTTGGTCTTTTTGACAATGTCTCAATAATCTGGACAATGCTGGGAACCACCTCCAGCGTTagatataactataaaattatggcttaataaaaatgaaatccttTTTTCAGCAACtagaatgtataatatttaaataaattcaataataccAAATCCCCATTTTCCAAAAACCTATCCTCAATTTATGTATCatgtattaagaaaaattaaaatatgtttaacgtctgatatattatatgttttttaacagtgagcatatttattttagaaaaataacaaaacagtCATGGTAACTTTTTGAAGGAGTCAATAAAAATGGACCTAAAAGAACAACAGAATTCCGGATTTTGGAGaacaataaatgtattaatattaaataactattttttcaaacacaagAAGGTCCATTATGGTAAAATGTGAATATGGGgaagtatgataaaaaaaagaagaccaaACACAAAACGGAGGAACctaatttatatctatgtaaGTACTCATTACAATGATATGTATGTTTTGTGCATCTACAACGAACAAtattcatacattatttttcatgtatataaACCACAGGAGAATGTAAAGAAGTCATCACTTGATCCTGAAAAGCAATAGCAAAAACATGAAATCCATTCAGAGCATATCCTTTATTATTGCCTCAGCACTCTTGAGTCTCTCTGTCGCTGATAAACCTCCTGGTTTTGGAGGATCCCCACCTTTAGGTCAATATGCTTCATCTCAGAGTAGTTACGGTAATGGTTTGAGTGGTTATGAGCAAGAAGTTGATCCTCTTGCTGCTCTTGCTGATGCCATTCCCGGAGTTCCTGGAGAGGACTACCCCATTTACTCTGAAGTACCAGAAACTTCTTTTGTGTGTGATGGACAAATAGAAGGAGGATACTATGCAGATCCAGAGGCTGAATGTCAAGCCTTTCATATTTGTGGTGCTGATGCTTCTGGTGGTCTAGTCAAGTATTCTTTCCTCTGTCCCAACGGCACTCTTTTCAATCAAGAGTATTTCATCTGTGACTGGTGGTTCAACTTTGATTGTGCTCAAGCTGAGGAGTTGTACTCTCGCAATGAAGAAATTGCAGCTGAGCGAGAAGCTGCAGCTGGAGATTTGGATGCCTATGGTTCAGTTCCTGCTGGATATGGTGCTCCTACTAATGGTTATGGTTCTCCATCCAGTTCTGGAAAATATAACAAACCAGCTCCTCCATCCCGTCGTCCTTCTTCCCAGAGAAAATCATCAAATACAGCTTCATCTGGATATGGAAGTCCTTCATCTCCTGCCCCTGGTGGATATGGATCTCCCGTTGCTCCACAGTCTTcctatcaattttaaaattcacgagaatgttgaatatatttattaacttattcatatcatttttgatttcaaataaagttatgtagacatgatttattgattatatatttatttttttaaatctattattgAAGCTAcgaatattgatatatataggAATGcgattttgattttgaatagaAAAGGTCAACGGATGCAACTGTTTAGCCCTTTTTAATTCATGGTCATTCTGTATTATGAgtctaatttttatgttatagatgcaccacgctctggaGGGGTAATAGtcgataattttgataaaataatgaaaaccgGTGATACTAACCGTCACTgatttgattgccaaggagataagcattaaagaaaaaaatatagtaacttccattaaaaaaatcattgatttgtTTTAACAACCCCTATTGTATATCCTCTTCCACAGCTTCAATGTAGTACTCTTCATAAgttatacagggtgaggatatatccgaaaaatttaaggataatgtataatatagtattttcccaaaattaattcagcaattcacaaatctttggCTCTTACATGTAGGGTACActgtgaagtcaatcactcaaaccaacaaCCTCCAGTTTTAACCACATTCACACACTTGCCCCTAAACCTGGCAAAGGCTTTGATAAGGAACTCCCCCTCTATGTAGACCACTGCTACAAGAATGGGACCCCAATGTATCAACAGTGATATGTGTACGTTTATTTTActctctctctccaagacaTCCCACACATAGTAGTCTAAGGGTTTCATATTCAGAGAGCTAGGAGCCCACATATCCATTCTTTTTAATCAtgtattctattaatttattatcagttATGAACCCAAAATGGTGTTCCCAACCCCCATCAGGATCTTTGAAAGCCTTTACTACTATATAGAGTAAATATCGGcagcttcaaaaaaataatctcattGTGTGTGAGCCCGACACGGAGGTACACAATAATGGGCGCACggcgttcgtattcggaggGCATCGCAATGATTTTTCTAGCAAATTAGAAAATACCAGTTGTTGCAGTTGAGGGACTgtctaattcattttttaaacatttcctCTTTTGCCACAGTCCTACTTCCTGATCAATATGTGTTTTCTGTTTTGTgtagaatatatgtattgtgCCCCTTGTGTTAAACATCAAGAAATAAGTAGCTCTCTCAGAACAACAAAAAGTGTATCTTCCTTTACCTGAAATTCCTGATCTATTtgcatcattattatatatccaACTATTGATGGCttcttttcaaatatcttaGAAGTTATTGACTATATTTCATTGCTTCGAAACTTTTTGATCAAGATTAAGAgtactacaaaataaatatttcattataatttatcataatacaCAGCCTCaaaaaatgcaactttttatCATAAGTCAGCctcaaaattagattaaatttttaaaaaaaacattctcctaatctattttttattgcaatcaGATAATTAATTCTTGAAATATCGAGTCCATTACTTTggcaattataataaaataaaaattaagtttcaaactGCCATAATATATGCTAAGAAGATGTGTTTAAATTTATTGGGAAAATGTAGTATTACAAAACTAATCTTTAAATTAGCGGGATTTGAGTTGCCATGTGgaattatccaaaaataaataaaaatccaatattgTAAATTCTAAAGTTTTGTCGAATGatgattcaataattttaaaaaaattgcagagtcctattattaaaaaaaaaaatctttttttggaaataaatatataaagggtgtggggatcaaattgtcgccaatttatttttctacaaaaaacaacacaaaatatacattttttaacttttttattgaaaatcaaaactatgacgagcatataggtatagaatagccattcattcgatataatcaccgttggcatcaataacggtcTCAATACGACCtttgaaccggccgcaggctcttttgaccatctcattgtccatgttacCTCCTTCAtagagtccatcaggctggccttggtgctatggggatgtctgttggtatgtctctcgacatagccccacacaaaatagtccaaaggattaaggttgggagagtaaggaggccacaaatccttggttacgacgtcataaaagttatcggttaaccactgcatggagattttggacacatggcagggtgcagagtcctgttgccacacccagatccctcgccatggccttcatggacctggtagggtcatcctcaaccatcttcttcaccttgtcgacaaagtcggtgtccctgaccttcctgtcggcacCATCCTCCTTgtgtgccctctttatggtggcatcaacatcccaggtgtcctctagcttcttacggaaacgctgaacagtccataaattcactcctaaggttgaagcaatcgttaaATTgaagatttcacctccattattaaccaatgccatgactacggcggaccttgaaagctcctcgttccacttatagctctttatctcctcacaTGATgaggcatgatgctaactgaactacgtattgtcagctgacaaaaatagctttcctatttggtaaccggttttttatttgataatgtcgtcttcaagttatcaaggtttaaagtaggggacaatttgatccccgctccctgtatatatttttttttttgataaaattgtattattaacgagtattcaatttattttttagccatTACCATCGACCATCCATTATGACTTTAAATTTGACCCCGTTAAATAAACTTTACAAGGGTGAAATCGGAGTAATATTTAAGTTCTAAAAGTAACTTACAAGACAATTCAATGTGGAGGAGAAGACACTCCACAGataattgaagttaaaaatgaataactggTCATAAGTTTGGAACAAAATGAGATGGATAAccaaattaatgtaattttgtagGTATAATATAGGAACTTAATATATACTATAGGTCACACAAAAGATCACAAATGTTCTAAATTGCAAGGATTCGCCTAATAACATAGagtagaaattaattttaatttttaaggaaaattattttaaactgagtTTTGCAATTTACCGAGTGCGTAAGtaacaaaatataacattttttataggacAATAAAAGGTTGAAAAATGTTCTTAGGCATTAGTGTTCATCGATACACATACTATCATTGATATTGAATATTACCTTCTGAGAAACACTGTTTCTAAAGATAGTCATAATAATAGAAAGTCAAAGATGATTCCAAGAGCTATAAGGGTATTTGAAACATCGCCAGAGGCGTCACCAGGTgaagggtttaaaaaaaaaaaactcaaataaccAATACGCCcccccccaacaaaaaaaaatcctgcgaCCGCCCTTGATGGCACATTGAGTGTTTCACGAACTTGTTCAATCTTAAGTCGTCTCTCAATATAATGAGATCAGTTCTAATGAGTTCAAATTCTGAAAAAGATTTTTCGCTATTCCACAAGTCATTACcattattgtatcatgcaaccaaaaagaaaaaagtccttaaatcTCTtggtatttaaacaatttttcccaactatggaattatttaccaataatTGTTCACATCTTGACaagaactaattataattcatccAATAAGTGTACAAAAGACTGATTAAGGGAAAAGAAGCAAGAATATCGACTgccgacaacaaaatacactgtgtatttttgtgttagtgaagttttttttaattacaaagagtatttatacttaaatgatttttcaaattacttgTACAATGAGATGAAGTATACTTTATTCACTAGTCCATGAATTATCTagtccaatttattttcatataaatatttgcaaaattctaAACTTTCAGATCAAGTGCAAGTGGTTTCTTCAACTTGTCTACTGTTccacttcatttaaaataggatGGAGATTTATCATAaccatatttgaaaaagaatttatctttttcattCCATGCAATGGAGATTTTAGCTGATATTAATCCAGCAggacataactttttttatcat is part of the Lepeophtheirus salmonis chromosome 14, UVic_Lsal_1.4, whole genome shotgun sequence genome and harbors:
- the LOC121129499 gene encoding uncharacterized protein: MKSIQSISFIIASALLSLSVADKPPGFGGSPPLGQYASSQSSYGNGLSGYEQEVDPLAALADAIPGVPGEDYPIYSEVPETSFVCDGQIEGGYYADPEAECQAFHICGADASGGLVKYSFLCPNGTLFNQEYFICDWWFNFDCAQAEELYSRNEEIAAEREAAAGDLDAYGSVPAGYGAPTNGYGSPSSSGKYNKPAPPSRRPSSQRKSSNTASSGYGSPSSPAPGGYGSPVAPQSSYQF